ttccctcactttctaaccttggccgaaatacctctctctcttttcccttcatctttttcgtgaccctagtgaaagagtaagtgcccacacacagcaagcagtaactcaatcatagattggaagactgtgaaggatcaaagcttgaagaagaaggagattcgggctcagatcttgattatactctgctagaaaggaatcaagggttagagatctgagtggaaggagacatttattccgctgcatcaatgtaaggttttcttaactttatatgtgtttattttatcgttttagaaagttcatatttaggatgtttaaacaacatacttgtgagtagatctaagatcctggtaaaataattcccaacactttcttagccagacaagttctttagcagcttcggctacagctatgtattcagcttccatagttgagtctgatatcgcggtttgtttagcacttctccaaaccactgctccacccccaagagtaaacaccatcccagatgtagatttcctgtcttcaagacttgtctggaaatctgaatcattgtagcctatgggatttaaagcaccacccttgtagactaacacaagattccttgtactcttcaagtatttcagaatatacttaactgcattccaatgttcatgtcctggattagactgatacctgctcacaattccaactgcatagcagatgtcaggtctagtgcatagcattgcatacattagacttccaactgcagaggcatagggaattttcgccatgtcctctatctcttgaggatcagtcggagactgttccttagatagacgaataccatatctagaaggcatgttttccCCATTGGTGTttttcatggagaatctctctaagactttgtctatgtaggttgtttgagagagagaaagagatttgtTCTTCtggtttctaataatctgaataccaagaacataggctgcttcacccaaatctttcatatcaaattgagtgttaagccatgttgggttttatgccctaaataaaactcattacaatctgattagttatcaatttagaagtgaattatgattacatgtatgttacatgtttatggtttaatacatatacttgatatatgcacaaaatcagttaaatccagaacatatagttattcacaattacagtatcgtcaatgcagtggaatgtgattgtgattatatgattcaaaagatttggtccctagtcatcagtgttttggatttacactgatgtgataatcaacgatgaagtagacttacacttggagtaaatgttatgttctttccagaacattggcaaagtatactggtttcgaatgcatggagtatgcattggactggactgatattgaacttggttaaagatattgtaaacttaccattgtatctttccaagtcaatgtcagaagttgatcttagattaagagaatctaaatcctgatatgtttaggctcaatctcagcagtgctattcttgttcttagatttattagttaaagcctacttttgagtcaggataatacatatattttgggaacatgatagcataactgaatgggagtgctaaacataaatatggaaatttatagcttctactggtgtatagaagtaaagtgatgattccttttgagcttagttaaatagaagtaaatggatgagctcttgtttcagtgactatatattagataactaaaacatcatttacaggtaactaagtgttcaaatgggcaaaatacatttaggggtgtaaacggtaaattggtcccgtctcgatgtaaatcatctatatagaggatctctaaatcacattaagattataacaatggttaaatgagatagcatattgatatcgtgaaacatatgatatgctctatataagtctgagagtgcaattccaagttctaagagtggattcaacgaggaattaataagttagggatttacttggtaaatcggttaaacttattggaagctcagaatatagatccatggtccccattctagttgagactatactgtttgtaagactctataattgatttatgattaatcaattataattctaaaagttagacaatgtgtaatttgtgaattctcacagtttagggatgaaattgtaaataagagggtttctaggtttaattattaattatgagactttgcatgtctgaattaataattaattttaaatggcaatattatttaataatctattttagttattaaataattagttttggcatttaaatgattagaatctgaaaaatggcatttttggagaaatagaaataaaattgaggaaactgcaaaatccatgtgaggcccatacacaccatggccggccacatcattgcatttttcccaattattattttcaatttaatttgtcatttaattgctaatcaaagcctagcctaaataggaaagtggtgaatcacactaaataaggcagttattcaattacacagtaaaagaggaaactgtatatttggaaagttgtgatcttcccttttcctactTATAGCCgcccccctctcttctcttggtGTGCTTGTGCttgcttgagaaaactttgctttgcaaagtgtgtcacacgaaatcaagagagaaaaacaagagagaaatttcgaaattcctagtgagagagaagtgcccacacacatcattcagtatctcattatagtttggaagactgtgaaggatcacatccaactgaagaactttcgggctcagatcttgattatactctgctacagacaggaatcaagggtttgagatctgagtggaaggagacattgattccgctgcaatcactgtaagttattcttaacttttatgtgtttagttcatcgttttagaagttcaatattaggtttttaaattaacatacttgtgagtagatctaaggtcctggataaatataataccaacaactggcaccagagccatggtaattgatttgcttgcaagaaatttggacttaaaacgatttgcttgtgatttggatggtttcatgatgtgtcatattgatgtttgattgatgtttgtgaattctgggaaaaataattgattgtctgtatctggaattatttttattggatattttggaaaattctaagcaatttacttttttacagaactcgatttcgatttaatttgaattagttatgaatttttaaaaatcgggaaAAACCTAGGTGGTGAGCACCTTCCCTACGCTcgcggaaatcatgcgcagGGGTGCTTGCGCCCAGATTTCTGGGCTGTATCTCCCCttccacgcgcgcggacagcatgctttgcatgctgtccgtaccacctgctattttcttcgttttcttcgatttttcatgctatttcatgcaattaaatttcgattttttgtgtagttttgtatgttgatttttgtttttcaaatttcaaatctaatcatcagaaataaattaattttattttttaaaattaattttagatattagtgcaatttgattttgaaaatgggaaaaatcaagttttgcttaattttttttttatttttatttcctttaaaatttgattattttattttttttaaggtcagatattatttttttttttgtaacttgaccttaattaaaataagagcaaaataatcatgataattttaaaagaggaaataaggtattttttgttaacttttaaattttgttatttttcaattaaattaaattgtaaaataagaaaagggtatgtatttaccattttctattttattatttgatttattaaataacatgaaatttaaaaggaaagttagcaatttaattttgaaatgcatttaggttacccaaaacctaatttttcaaaatggtaggtttaatttttaattttatttttcgaaatatagatttaaaattaaataaatcctacatccaactatccagatctaaccttgttgcaggagtatgtgttttagattgtttgtaattttttctaaaacctattattacttgatctaaattgccagggttaacttgttgacagatcaaatgatctgattttaacccatggttcaattgatgatagatcaagtagataatttgtaacaggtaatttttacaaacttctttcatctgtgtatgacctagtaacatgataggatccatccaaacctgtgtgcctgtgtgagcctatatgtttaatttctattatagatacatataggttgttgttgctaaataaaatgtcataacctgatagattttatttaggctcatttagttaatgggcctattcaattaataacagttgttcattttaaggttaaattcctctcttttggaccttgtgtgagagttgggagccttagaagtgggtgcgacatactggacccagccccccctcacatgaacaaccccaattgtgaaggcccatttgcctgatttggataactgtgctaggttaattatattagtttgacctaataaaactgaatagcaacataattaatttcttcgaaattaatttaagaaaaacatagtttaatgaatttcatttctagataaactatttgtatttttcttgtatttaattaaataaagaattttaactaactagattctttctgaaacttacttttattatttcattaaatattcttatttaagttatgaattagtaattattaatttttcataataacttaaatttgaatatattttgataataatattaagctgaggaattctaggaattagttattgaagattcttaaaagatattattttaagttggttttaaacttaaaaaaggggaatatctttaaattaggtagttaacacctaattttgatatttaattaaatgatgtttggaaaattttaagtttgtaaattatagattctttctataataacttaaatcagatattttccagatcttgaaaagatacttagtggaattgagatattttctagatagttatttccatactaattattatttctaatataggaaaatatcattgattgtgaaattaattggttaataattaattttggtacaattcaattaaggatatttttccttgtattaaattggaaattaatgattaagccttctctatacttaattatttatttcctgaatttaatacatttaattaaattgaaaattaaatgtctaagttgattttcataatgatacttggatattgttattttcatgatatttaattaaataagaaaattattttaagttgggtatttccataacaacttaaatttgaataattttcaaaatgtattctatttattttattaatcatttttcaaaattacatttaattatgcaagatgattttgaatttatcttgaaagatagattgaagttgtaaattaattattttaattaattttgaatcaacttaagtcaatgatcttttcatttaatgattaatttaaaataaaggaactgaaatatattattagaaattggattaattagtcaagaaaatctagatggataatatttttgcttgaagtatttattctaagtaaagtttgatttattttaaatgtatttcgaaaattgtatattttggaaatacaatatatatatatttgtagaaaattttaatttgagttgcaaattaatttaaattaatacaacttaaattaagtaattttcttaatatttgttggaaaattaacactaagatggaaataattcattttattttcttaaccatctaagtttaattttacaaatattaaattaaattttatttagattctattctaaatttaaaatttaataaatatatatagatttaaaataaataaataatggaagaaaatacaatttaaataatgagctttattattttgagatattcgatctccattgttggttttagataactattattttagtgagtaatcctccctaatgtgttagcccaagatatgtttccaagagggggggtgaattggaaatttatactaatcaaaacttttaacacaaaattaagcaattagtcacttaatcaaataaaagcaagtaTTATGGCGAGCAATATATTAtgacaaataatcaaacttgtaaaataaagagtttaaggattagaagatgcaaactctcgatttttacaaggttcggtagaactatgccacctacgtccttggtcttcaaagctatggacctagctttgagttccaatatcgagccaagttaacgggcttgactaacccttacaaccggggaatttttcaccaaggtttttcccaaacctctcacaatagttttcttccaaggactatcaacctcgccggattgttgaagtgccaatctcacttttctcgggttgtttacaaaatcggtgtcaacctcacctacaaccgagttgtttttctaccggtgccaacctcacctctcaatacaatgaatatgtaattttgaaatacaaagcaaactctctctaataagatggaaaacaaagtaaaatcctagagagaattgcaagcacactagagaagataagaacaagtttggctcaagtgtgtgtggttggtgtgtttatgaaaagatgataattctttagtttagaacacttagaatgatgttatatgatgaatagaagctcaaccaacctaattttttgagtgaaaatcgagtttatatagtgtttgagtgAAAAATAGCTGTTTATAGCCGTTGGGCACGAAAAACGAGACTCCCTCTGGGAAAATCGGTTCACCGGTTTACAATAGGGTAACCGGTTCATGGAGAACCGGTTTACCTCTTTGAAACCGGTTAACCTAAATCCAGGCAGTGGGAAAAGTTCGATTTTTCGCACTAAAACGTGCATAACTTTTTACTCGtttatccgatttcaaaaattccagttgcgttctcttagttaaatgatatgtgatcttaaaaatcaatttagaaaatttagatatcattttttgtgaaataacttgtcgcacaagttagtgagccaaacttttgaacttataaatcctagtgtactatgcaaatcactttaacaagactaaagcaaatttataccatttgattatttgtagtcttgatgtagatgagcttcctagcttgatttgcatgttttgatcccatgttgaatttcccgagagttgacttttgactttgactttgactttgactttgactttcgggttgacttttgactttgagctTTTTGAAGACcttttttgaatagggtcttgacttgttgatcccttgatgaatcttttgctcttatgaagtatgaagtagtttatatacttgttgaatctacttctttgattatgtttgactttaccgAGCAAATATAGATACTCTATGAACTTGCTTGCAAAATAATCAAGAaaagattagtaacaaataataatcaaatatttgtttatcatcaaaataaatgagtgaatgacttttggtcaacattctccccctttttgatgatatcaaaatatttgattattttaacggaaagaaaaagtaaattgaAACATGTTGAGTTTAGCTCCCCTTTAATGTATGCATATGTTGTTTATACCGTTTTACCTTTGCATATTTAATGTTACCCTTTCTTAACATGACAAAGCTCCCCCTTAATCATATACTCAATAAAGTTGTTAATACTTGAAAACATAATATGATTAATGCCAAAATAATCAATTCCAAtatttctcccccttttgatttcatcaaaaagggtggcagAGGAAGCAAGGTCAAGCTAAATATATTTCTCCCCCTTAATCATACAAGATATGACTTGTATCAATGAAGCACAATGGGTAAAGAGAAATTTCAAAATGCATAAAAAGATGAAAGTTCATATAGTCAAAACAAGTTTAAACATTCAatctaccaaaaaaaaataggtcAAAAATCTTGAAAGTAAGAGATGCAGGTAAATAATGGCATGGTTATGATTTCAAACCTTTTCTCATACCTCAAGTATGATAAAACAAATGTGTTCATGCACTTAAATTAATTAGATGACAAGAgttgagactttttggtaagtttttcaaaaatttaagcaaAAACAACATATGTACCaaaaattagttttatgcatcctttttgaaaaattctttttgtatcagattaaacatgattaatatGAAGTGTACAAgctggaaaaatagaaaaagcttCAAAAACGAGAGATTTTGACAAGTTTTACTCGTTTTGGTCATATAAGGTCATTTTAAGCAACTTACTTactaaaaattgattttatgcaAAATTTTCATGCAAAATCTTTTTTGACAGCTGATATATGATAAAACAAACatgctcaaacaagaaaatcagaaaaaaatcaaaaatcctAACTTTTCGGTAAGCTTTTCGATTTGCTTAAAAACTAGAAATCTACCAAAAATGAGTTCTATGCAaccaaattgaaaaattctttttccagtaggtcaaaaatatcaaatgtgaggtgtacaaacttacggaattgaaaaataatgaaaattgaGCACGTTTggagaaaaacactcttttaggtcttaaaaagtcaaaattatgcaagatagtaccaaaatcaagatttgagcattatttttgaaaaattctttttgagACAGTTTATATATGAGTATTTAGAGATGTACAAGCTTTCAAAACAACAATTTTCTcaacaatataaaattttggCTAATTTCACCCATTATGGCGTTAAAAAGTTGAAAATAAGCAAATGACATACCAAAATTTTGTTTAAAGTATATTTCAATCAAGAAAAACCTTTAGGCATGCTAAATACACTCATTTGGACATGTTCAaacatataaacacatatactagccaaatatgtaaaaattcacatattcaCTAGTTCAAAGGTatgtccaaagttcaccaaaaatttGCATAATGACCTATAATGTGAATTTTTCACCATGTATAGTTCAAGAATGTCAAAACTCAACTAATCAAAACTTTTATTCATAGAAATAGTATGTGACATACCAATTAAGCATGTATGCATAAGAGAGTGAACAAGAAGGATCAAAAGCAAGTCAATTAGCCAAACACTtcaaatttcattttatttttatctaggCATCTTAATCTCATCAAAATAAGTAGAATGAATAAGAATGATATTACCGATTCCCAAATTTGTTAATTTAGGTTGTGTTCAAGAATTGACACACTCTTTTTCTATGCTTTTTGAGACTTGTTGGTAATGTAGGAAATTGGCATTCTTCTTTAAGCATCAACACCCAAGAGCCAACTTTGGTTCCTCTTTATTGATACCTACAAAACAAACTTATATCTTTCTTTTTGGTACCCACATGACTTTGGGTCCTTTGATGTTAGTCTTTAAAACCTTTGGTATCCAAATAGCCTTACCAAAATAGGCATTCTTTTTCACATGACAATAGGATTTAGTATGACCATCTTGGTTACAATAAGTGCAAGTTAAGTTCAAATTACTAGATGATTTGACAAAGAAATTCCTAAGAAATTTTTGTTTCACACTAGTGTTATATCCTATACCACTTTTTGAAAAAGCACATTTTTGACTCCCAAGcatcatttcaaaattctcttttccttttgtaaaattgtaaaccACCTTGTTTAAATCATCAATTTTAGCTTTCAAGTTTACAACATCTTTTTCAAATAAGGAACACTTTTTGCATTGGGTTTCAATCAAAAACTCATTTTCTTTGACTTTCAAAGCCTCAACTTCTTCAAgcaataaatttattttctttctttgagtTGAGTTCTTAGCAagcaatttttcaaaatcaacaagCAAATCATTGAAGGATTTTGATAATTCATCATAAGACATATCAAGTGCATCATCATCACTTTCACTTTCAAAATCACTTGTATGGTTAGGATTACTTACCTTATCATCAATGGCCATAAAGCAAGTGTTGGTTATCTCATGTTGTTCATCTTCAGAACTTTCTTTCTCGCTTTCACTCCAAGTAGCCACCATTGCCCTTCTTCTATTCCTCTTTCTCAAGGGACAATTTGTTTTCATATGACCGGGCTTTTTGCATTCATAGCAAGTAATTTGATCATCTTTTCTTGAGCTCTCCCTTGAGTTACTCCCGTTGTAAAATCTatttgcattcttcttgaacTTCAAAAACTTCTTAAAGTTCTTTGTGAGTAGGGTTATATCCTCCATATCACTATCACCATGCTCACTAGCTTCACTATCATCATGTGAAGTAGATTTGAATGCA
This region of Cannabis sativa cultivar Pink pepper isolate KNU-18-1 chromosome 7, ASM2916894v1, whole genome shotgun sequence genomic DNA includes:
- the LOC133039669 gene encoding uncharacterized protein LOC133039669, giving the protein MAYYVGHDSDWVSCIGALGSLEAGSVSKKNLDDFSNLDCRTEQMGYQMNSHKFEEHSHLQKMPLDGVETIKKYEAYDENDKKMMSKNAKAKYALICGLDRDIFKNIEQASSAHDMWKMLEVLTQKDMVTKILRSLTKVYQGKVVAIQEAKDLSTLPLEELIGSLMNHEIFMNAQEEEEVDKKKKNTIAFKSTSHDDSEASEHGDSDMEDITLLTKNFKKFLKFKKNANRFYNGSNSRESSRKDDQITCYECKKPGHMKTNCPLRKRNRRRAMVATWSESEKESSEDEQHEITNTCFMAIDDKVSNPNHTSDFESESDDDALDMSYDELSKSFNDLLVDFEKLLAKNSTQRKKINLLLEEVEALKVKENEFLIETQCKKCSLFEKDVVNLKAKIDDLNKVVYNFTKGKENFEMMLGSQKCAFSKSGIGYNTSVKQKFLRNFFVKSSSNLNLTCTYCNQDGHTKSYCHVKKNAYFGKAIWIPKVLKTNIKGPKVMWVPKRKI